A region of Elusimicrobiota bacterium DNA encodes the following proteins:
- a CDS encoding ABC transporter permease subunit, producing MKVSRAWLLTQKEWKESFNSPMPYIVLVLYFVIMGWFFTASLFLGGQATLDEFFGPMPLILGIFLPAFTMRLFAEEFKTGTIETLATLPLEDGEIVLGKFGAVLTVWLAMIGLSAVYLALLVFLGPPDLGQMAAGFVGAVLLGAFFGALGLFASSLSRSQVVAFLLGFLFCFAFFLIGRTADYVPGVPGQLLSYLGVDRHFSGFMKGVVDTRDVLYFLSGTVLALTATLASFNSRRWR from the coding sequence ATGAAGGTTTCCCGCGCCTGGCTCTTGACCCAGAAGGAATGGAAGGAGTCCTTCAACTCCCCCATGCCCTACATCGTTCTGGTCCTTTATTTCGTGATCATGGGTTGGTTTTTCACGGCGTCGCTGTTTCTCGGGGGACAGGCGACCTTAGACGAATTTTTCGGGCCCATGCCGCTGATCCTGGGGATTTTCCTCCCGGCCTTCACCATGCGGCTTTTCGCCGAGGAGTTTAAAACCGGCACCATCGAAACCCTGGCCACGCTCCCGTTGGAAGACGGCGAAATCGTGCTCGGAAAATTCGGCGCGGTGCTCACGGTCTGGCTGGCCATGATCGGGCTGTCCGCCGTCTACTTGGCGCTCTTGGTTTTTCTGGGGCCCCCGGACCTGGGACAAATGGCGGCGGGGTTCGTCGGGGCGGTCCTGCTCGGTGCTTTTTTCGGGGCCCTCGGTCTTTTCGCCTCTTCCTTGAGCCGGAGCCAGGTGGTGGCGTTCCTGCTCGGATTCCTCTTCTGCTTCGCCTTCTTCCTCATCGGCCGGACGGCGGATTATGTCCCCGGCGTTCCGGGCCAACTCCTCTCTTACCTTGGGGTGGATCGGCACTTCAGCGGTTTCATGAAAGGGGTCGTGGACACGAGGGACGTCCTCTATTTCCTTTCCGGCACGGTTTTGGCCCTGACCGCGACCTTGGCGAGTTTTAACAGCCGGCGATGGCGATGA
- a CDS encoding phosphoadenosine phosphosulfate reductase family protein, producing MDVWVTGLRWDQSPGRAKTPRLQVVDIEEEGGKRSILKVAPLVDWTEERARAYLKERGAPVHPLLEKKLPGGYFYESLGCVLCTTPIGPHESRRAGRWRWFNHESANKECGLHLPSKSLPPAP from the coding sequence TTGGACGTCTGGGTCACGGGGCTCCGGTGGGACCAGTCTCCGGGCCGTGCGAAAACGCCACGCCTTCAGGTGGTGGACATCGAGGAGGAAGGCGGAAAACGTTCCATCCTTAAAGTGGCGCCCCTGGTGGATTGGACGGAGGAACGCGCGCGGGCCTACTTAAAGGAAAGAGGCGCTCCCGTCCATCCGCTCCTTGAAAAAAAACTTCCGGGCGGTTACTTCTACGAATCCCTCGGGTGCGTCCTCTGCACGACCCCCATCGGGCCCCATGAATCCCGCCGCGCCGGTCGATGGCGCTGGTTCAACCACGAAAGCGCCAACAAAGAATGCGGTCTTCACCTGCCGTCGAAATCCCTTCCTCCCGCCCCATGA
- the cysC gene encoding adenylyl-sulfate kinase has translation MSPRACPWPAVFPRGAASLSGSRRFTPSLSHETAAAGETSVTGEGQAPRVFWHPGTLTEEDRVQKLGQRGCVVWLTGLSGSGKSTVARAVETALLELGKNAVVLDGDNLRFGLNLDPEGLQKRAGYSPAAARRFGLGFSPEDRTENIRRVGEVSKLFAQNNVIVLAAFVSPSRADRVAARALLPPGRFLEVFCNASLDVCQARDTKGLYAKARAGEVSDLSGVSAPYEAPESPDLVLESGKESVKESVARVLALLREKGILVPAGGGR, from the coding sequence ATGTCCCCAAGGGCGTGTCCCTGGCCAGCGGTTTTTCCGCGGGGGGCCGCGTCTTTGTCGGGATCACGGCGTTTCACGCCTTCTCTCTCTCATGAAACGGCGGCGGCAGGGGAGACCAGCGTGACGGGCGAGGGCCAGGCTCCGCGCGTTTTTTGGCACCCGGGGACATTGACCGAGGAGGACCGCGTCCAAAAACTCGGGCAGCGGGGGTGCGTGGTGTGGTTGACCGGTCTCTCGGGGTCCGGAAAATCCACCGTGGCCCGGGCCGTGGAAACCGCCTTGCTGGAACTCGGAAAAAACGCCGTGGTTTTAGACGGCGACAACCTCCGGTTCGGGTTGAACCTCGACCCCGAGGGGCTCCAAAAGCGGGCGGGATATTCTCCCGCCGCGGCCCGCCGGTTCGGGCTCGGTTTTTCGCCGGAGGATCGGACCGAAAATATTCGGCGCGTGGGCGAGGTGTCCAAACTGTTCGCCCAGAACAACGTGATCGTCCTGGCCGCCTTCGTCTCTCCTTCCCGGGCCGATCGGGTCGCCGCCCGGGCGCTCCTCCCTCCGGGAAGATTTTTAGAAGTTTTCTGCAACGCCTCCCTTGATGTTTGCCAAGCGCGGGACACCAAGGGTCTCTACGCCAAAGCCCGGGCCGGCGAGGTTTCGGATTTGAGCGGCGTCTCCGCTCCCTACGAGGCCCCGGAATCGCCCGATCTGGTTCTGGAATCCGGGAAAGAATCGGTGAAGGAAAGCGTTGCCCGCGTTCTGGCCCTCTTGCGGGAGAAGGGTATCCTTGTCCCGGCGGGGGGGGGCCGATGA
- a CDS encoding ABC transporter ATP-binding protein: MIEVTGLIKDYGATRAVNGVSFTVNPGEVVGLLGPNGAGKSTTLRVLTGYLPPTAGVVKMGGVNVLENPLEVRRRVGYLSEANPLYESLGVWECLTLFAKLREIPVKTIQARVAEVAEQCAILDVMAKDVGELSKGYRQRLGLALAMLHDPEILILDEPTSALDPNQQKEVRDLILRLKEKKTVLLSTHILPEAQRICDRILIIHKGTIVAQGTMEELQQRLTGAYTFFVRLKGPAEPLAARLGALPGVTVERRDDAEPDCPGFTISAAEDPREAVSRLAAEAGWPIMELHRPAAALDDIFRQFTEAK, from the coding sequence ATGATCGAAGTCACCGGACTCATCAAAGACTACGGCGCCACCCGGGCGGTGAACGGCGTTTCTTTCACCGTTAATCCCGGCGAAGTGGTGGGACTCCTGGGCCCCAATGGCGCGGGGAAAAGCACCACGCTTCGCGTGCTGACGGGCTATCTCCCTCCAACGGCGGGCGTGGTCAAGATGGGCGGCGTGAACGTCCTGGAAAACCCCCTGGAAGTTCGGCGCCGCGTGGGCTATCTTTCCGAAGCGAACCCCCTTTACGAATCCCTGGGCGTCTGGGAATGTTTGACCCTGTTCGCCAAACTCAGGGAAATCCCGGTAAAAACCATCCAAGCCCGCGTGGCCGAGGTGGCCGAGCAATGCGCTATTTTGGACGTCATGGCCAAGGACGTGGGAGAACTCTCCAAAGGATACCGTCAACGGCTGGGCCTGGCCCTGGCCATGTTGCATGACCCGGAGATCTTGATTTTGGATGAGCCCACTTCGGCTTTAGACCCCAACCAACAAAAAGAAGTGCGGGACCTCATTCTTCGTCTGAAAGAAAAAAAGACCGTCCTCCTTTCCACCCATATTTTGCCGGAAGCCCAACGGATCTGCGACCGGATTTTGATCATTCATAAAGGGACCATCGTCGCCCAGGGCACCATGGAGGAACTGCAACAGCGTCTGACGGGGGCCTACACCTTTTTCGTTCGACTGAAAGGCCCGGCCGAACCCTTGGCCGCTCGCCTCGGCGCCTTGCCGGGCGTCACCGTCGAGCGGCGGGACGATGCGGAACCCGACTGCCCCGGTTTCACCATTTCCGCCGCGGAGGACCCCCGGGAAGCGGTCAGCCGTTTGGCCGCCGAGGCCGGGTGGCCGATCATGGAACTGCACCGTCCGGCGGCGGCCCTGGACGACATATTTAGACAGTTCACGGAGGCGAAATGA
- a CDS encoding DUF4340 domain-containing protein, with the protein MPKWMRTLALVLTVLAAGYLISRIPRPSTKPMTPEVPKEIARFEIQVPGRPTISFEKAEAGWQLKTPIDAPANDGNVVSFLASLRSLTLENVVSRRADSHPLFLVDEAGGVRLKVMGPGGALPLEWVVGKDSPSGGHIYVRKGNGTEVYLAKGLRRELVETDLKAWRDNRALPLAPDAVIQSVQVRRGKAILALERSSTSWTVNGKPADGPMAERMTNGLRYLSAEEFVDPPASLALLGSGFTAPSAEITVTLASGPIHVLRVGREEKGASPRVLLRRDDDTHLLWVLTRNFELLTADPKNLQTK; encoded by the coding sequence ATGCCTAAATGGATGCGGACCCTGGCCCTGGTTCTAACGGTTTTGGCGGCGGGATATTTAATCAGTCGGATCCCCCGGCCTTCCACAAAACCGATGACCCCGGAAGTTCCAAAAGAGATTGCCCGCTTTGAAATTCAGGTTCCGGGACGGCCCACCATTTCCTTCGAGAAAGCCGAGGCGGGTTGGCAATTGAAAACACCGATCGACGCTCCCGCCAACGACGGCAACGTCGTGAGTTTCTTGGCCTCTCTCCGGTCCCTCACTTTGGAAAATGTGGTGAGTCGTCGGGCGGACAGCCACCCGCTCTTCTTGGTGGACGAGGCCGGCGGGGTGAGGCTCAAGGTCATGGGACCCGGCGGCGCCCTTCCCCTGGAATGGGTGGTGGGAAAAGATTCGCCTTCCGGCGGACATATTTACGTGCGGAAAGGGAACGGCACGGAAGTCTATTTGGCGAAAGGCCTGCGGCGGGAGCTGGTGGAGACGGACCTAAAAGCCTGGCGGGACAACCGCGCGCTTCCCCTGGCCCCCGACGCGGTGATCCAATCGGTTCAGGTCCGCCGAGGAAAAGCGATCCTCGCTCTTGAGCGAAGTTCCACCAGTTGGACCGTGAATGGGAAACCCGCCGACGGCCCCATGGCGGAACGGATGACGAACGGTCTTCGTTACCTCTCCGCGGAAGAGTTTGTGGACCCCCCGGCCTCCCTGGCCCTTTTGGGATCCGGGTTCACCGCTCCTTCCGCCGAAATCACCGTGACCCTGGCCTCGGGCCCGATCCACGTCCTGCGAGTCGGCCGGGAAGAGAAAGGCGCTTCGCCCCGGGTTCTTCTTCGCCGGGACGACGACACGCACCTCCTCTGGGTCTTGACCCGGAATTTCGAGCTCCTCACCGCCGACCCCAAAAACCTTCAAACAAAATAG
- a CDS encoding inositol monophosphatase — protein sequence MRSSPAVEIPSSRPMTGAETDLSIVRDLVREAGGRVMELLLSPLVTSRKADHSLVTNADHAANDLLCAGLRRRFPGYGVLSEETGLEGPPGAEFLWVIDPLDGTRAYAKGLPGFSVMVGLLRNGQPEAGVVYDPMTETLFEAARGQGTFRWRGRVRTPLRVSDRREWGAMPVITSRGFPPALRLALEKSGGLRFLEPINSVGIKVGYLVDGRADLYLNHHPVHLWDTCAPLVILEEAGGRMTHWDGTPLSYVLDGRYAHSQATVATNGPRHDDLIALLPGLART from the coding sequence ATGCGGTCTTCACCTGCCGTCGAAATCCCTTCCTCCCGCCCCATGACGGGGGCGGAGACGGATCTTTCCATCGTCCGGGATTTGGTCCGGGAGGCGGGGGGCCGGGTGATGGAACTCCTATTGTCGCCCCTCGTGACCTCGCGGAAGGCCGACCATTCCTTGGTCACCAACGCCGACCACGCGGCCAACGATCTCCTTTGCGCGGGTCTCCGCCGCCGGTTCCCCGGTTACGGGGTTTTAAGCGAGGAAACCGGGCTGGAAGGCCCTCCTGGGGCGGAGTTCCTGTGGGTGATTGATCCTCTGGACGGGACCCGCGCCTACGCCAAGGGTCTCCCGGGCTTCAGCGTGATGGTGGGATTGTTGCGGAACGGCCAACCCGAGGCGGGCGTGGTGTACGATCCCATGACCGAAACTCTCTTTGAGGCCGCGCGGGGCCAGGGGACCTTCCGTTGGCGGGGGAGGGTCCGGACCCCCCTGCGGGTGTCGGACCGGCGGGAGTGGGGCGCCATGCCCGTGATCACCTCCCGGGGGTTCCCACCGGCCCTTCGCCTGGCCCTTGAGAAAAGCGGCGGGCTCCGATTTCTGGAGCCGATCAACAGCGTCGGCATCAAGGTCGGTTACCTGGTCGACGGCCGCGCGGACCTGTATCTCAACCACCACCCGGTCCACCTCTGGGACACCTGCGCGCCACTGGTCATCTTGGAAGAAGCCGGCGGGCGCATGACCCATTGGGACGGAACGCCGTTGTCCTACGTTCTGGACGGTCGATACGCCCACTCCCAGGCCACGGTGGCGACGAACGGACCCCGGCACGATGATCTCATCGCCCTTCTCCCGGGCCTCGCGCGAACATGA
- a CDS encoding GldG family protein, translated as MIPVANNRKVQLSLVSGTGLLLVLGALAFLNLLGDRFFIRFDWTADHRYSLSRASLDLVKSLEDPVIARFYLTPGLPQPYESQGRYIRDLLQEYQTASRGKFSVETIAPDKSEETLMEFNRLNLRPARFTQVGSDQFQVREGYMGLVLHYQDKQDVIPFVKEVDNLEYEISSRLRVMSQKGKKILFFISNHNEVSPEFIKQGPAGRLFDEFRVETTRLSKEGPGMKPDVVFLLGPKSPMTPEELDALDNYVASGVPLVAALNRRVVFPDNLRSIAQATGLEPFLEHYGVQVERDFVMDDQCRNITMQDQQTIFPVKYYPLVMANDLNRQNRSLQSIDVLGFPYASALTPTLAPPSALTFTWLARSSKKSWIWPGFYNVDPVSIFNQLKTDSPSDFSRAGRQKDLGPFTLAALVEGSTVTFRDPSRPAPRVKLVVMGTSFFANPQMPNPDGNALFILSMAQWLTQEGNYLTIPPKSSPYRPLKPVPGWVRAVFKGFGYFLVPFLVLLGGVWHWRNRSIGREGIRAAFLRPRSPHA; from the coding sequence ATGATTCCCGTGGCCAACAACCGCAAAGTTCAATTGAGTCTCGTCTCCGGGACGGGCCTTCTGCTCGTCCTGGGGGCCCTGGCGTTCTTAAACCTCCTGGGGGACCGCTTTTTCATACGGTTCGATTGGACCGCCGACCACCGCTATTCCCTTTCACGGGCCAGCCTGGACTTGGTGAAATCCTTGGAGGATCCTGTGATTGCGCGGTTTTATCTCACGCCGGGCCTTCCCCAGCCCTACGAGAGCCAGGGACGATACATCCGGGACCTCCTTCAGGAATACCAAACCGCGAGCCGGGGGAAATTCTCGGTGGAAACCATCGCCCCGGACAAATCCGAGGAAACTCTGATGGAGTTCAACCGACTGAACCTTCGACCCGCCCGTTTCACCCAGGTGGGCTCGGACCAGTTCCAGGTCCGCGAAGGGTACATGGGGCTGGTCCTCCATTACCAAGACAAGCAGGACGTGATCCCCTTCGTCAAGGAGGTGGACAACCTCGAGTATGAGATTTCCAGCCGTCTGCGGGTGATGAGCCAGAAGGGAAAGAAGATCCTCTTTTTCATCTCCAACCACAACGAAGTTTCCCCCGAATTCATTAAACAGGGGCCCGCTGGACGGCTCTTCGACGAATTCCGGGTGGAGACGACGCGACTGTCTAAAGAGGGGCCGGGCATGAAACCCGACGTCGTCTTCCTCCTGGGCCCGAAAAGCCCCATGACCCCGGAAGAATTGGACGCCCTGGACAATTACGTGGCTTCGGGCGTGCCCTTGGTGGCGGCGCTGAACCGCCGGGTGGTTTTCCCCGACAACCTCCGCTCCATCGCCCAGGCCACGGGGTTGGAACCTTTCCTGGAACATTACGGCGTTCAGGTGGAACGGGATTTCGTCATGGACGACCAATGTCGGAACATCACGATGCAGGATCAGCAGACGATTTTCCCGGTTAAATATTACCCGCTGGTCATGGCGAACGATTTGAACCGGCAGAACCGCTCCCTCCAGAGCATCGACGTGCTGGGATTCCCCTACGCCAGCGCGCTCACGCCCACCCTGGCGCCGCCCTCGGCCTTGACGTTCACCTGGCTCGCTCGATCTTCCAAAAAGAGCTGGATCTGGCCCGGGTTCTACAACGTGGACCCCGTGAGCATCTTCAACCAACTGAAGACCGACTCCCCCTCTGATTTTTCCCGGGCGGGTCGGCAAAAAGATCTCGGCCCCTTTACCTTAGCCGCGCTGGTGGAAGGGTCCACCGTCACCTTTCGGGACCCTTCCCGTCCGGCTCCTCGCGTGAAACTGGTGGTCATGGGAACTTCCTTCTTCGCCAACCCCCAAATGCCCAACCCGGACGGCAACGCGCTCTTCATCTTGTCCATGGCCCAGTGGCTCACCCAAGAGGGAAATTATCTGACGATTCCCCCGAAAAGTTCCCCTTACCGCCCGTTGAAACCTGTTCCCGGATGGGTGCGCGCCGTTTTTAAGGGATTCGGTTATTTCTTAGTCCCCTTCCTGGTTCTGCTGGGAGGAGTTTGGCATTGGCGGAACCGCTCCATTGGACGCGAGGGCATCCGCGCCGCGTTTCTCCGTCCCCGGAGCCCCCATGCCTAA
- a CDS encoding hemerythrin family protein encodes MAKLQWLEHYRTGLPLIDQQHQEFFRRLNAFNEALEEGRRKEAVIQALTFLLDYASLHFRAEERGMEEAGFPGLAAHREKHRLLEERTRTLLDRYRRGELFLAMQVSLLLSEWIVQHILHEDMAYVPHLKSDGVLTAPAS; translated from the coding sequence ATGGCCAAGCTTCAATGGTTGGAACATTACAGAACAGGTCTTCCGCTCATAGACCAACAACATCAGGAGTTCTTTCGCCGGTTGAACGCTTTTAACGAAGCCCTGGAGGAAGGACGGCGAAAGGAGGCGGTCATCCAGGCTCTCACCTTTCTCCTGGACTACGCGAGTCTCCACTTCCGGGCTGAAGAACGGGGAATGGAAGAGGCCGGGTTCCCAGGGTTGGCCGCCCATCGGGAGAAACATCGGTTGTTGGAGGAGCGGACGCGGACGCTTTTGGATCGATACCGGAGAGGCGAGCTGTTCCTGGCCATGCAGGTGTCTCTCTTGCTCTCCGAGTGGATCGTGCAACACATTCTTCACGAAGACATGGCCTACGTTCCGCACCTCAAATCCGACGGAGTCCTCACCGCGCCCGCGTCTTAA
- a CDS encoding HAMP domain-containing protein, with the protein MKIRSKVVLFALFFAWVSGSVGAWCFLNIRREEAAFADSRRAMKTHAAVTDIEYFLVRQVRALENYVLLNDEAEKLQLAQAAAQTRQRLAQWEKSAKAREAQGEEIPAVRKVNDAIAEPAKNIEDLLEAGRRSEAMGAVEKEFSPAAVKALAVFSVVKGRTEAEKERTERRMLAELRRNHLSLLGGLGLVAFLGLVFLFALYRSVISPIRELRSWADRVARGEKGQALQFSGGNELTELARSIGEMAIQLTRPKASPPPVEIPESTKGPGPVQSAPPTVPSAPSAAPSAGLRGQAAGQRAEGTAAPSSAGLRGQAAGQRAEGTAAPSSAGLRGQAAGQRAEGTAAPSTAMGGQGAGRAPGPVTAQGKDEFDSAVNAFRDILAQMGGDVPESRRLE; encoded by the coding sequence ATGAAGATCCGTTCCAAGGTCGTTCTCTTCGCGCTCTTTTTTGCGTGGGTTTCCGGTTCGGTCGGAGCCTGGTGTTTTCTCAACATCCGCCGGGAGGAGGCGGCCTTCGCCGACAGCCGCCGAGCCATGAAGACCCACGCGGCGGTGACCGACATTGAGTATTTTCTCGTCCGCCAAGTTCGCGCCCTGGAGAATTACGTCCTGCTGAACGACGAAGCCGAAAAACTTCAATTGGCCCAGGCGGCGGCGCAAACCCGTCAACGACTGGCCCAATGGGAAAAGTCGGCGAAGGCGCGGGAAGCCCAGGGCGAAGAAATCCCCGCCGTCCGGAAGGTGAACGACGCCATCGCTGAGCCCGCAAAAAATATCGAGGACCTGTTGGAGGCCGGGCGCCGGTCGGAGGCCATGGGGGCGGTGGAAAAAGAGTTCTCCCCCGCGGCCGTCAAAGCCTTGGCGGTTTTCAGCGTGGTCAAAGGCCGCACCGAGGCGGAGAAAGAGCGCACTGAACGCCGCATGCTGGCAGAACTCCGGCGGAACCATTTGAGTTTGTTGGGGGGGCTTGGCCTCGTGGCTTTTTTGGGGTTGGTTTTTCTCTTCGCCCTTTATCGGTCGGTCATCAGCCCCATCCGTGAACTTCGCTCCTGGGCCGATCGGGTGGCCCGGGGGGAAAAGGGGCAGGCCCTTCAGTTTTCCGGCGGGAACGAGCTGACCGAGCTGGCCCGGAGTATCGGGGAGATGGCCATCCAGCTCACTCGGCCTAAAGCCTCGCCCCCTCCCGTGGAAATTCCGGAGTCGACAAAGGGGCCCGGTCCGGTTCAGTCGGCTCCCCCCACCGTCCCATCAGCCCCCTCCGCCGCCCCCTCCGCAGGGCTCCGGGGACAGGCCGCGGGCCAGAGGGCCGAAGGCACGGCCGCCCCCTCCTCCGCAGGGCTCCGGGGACAGGCCGCGGGCCAGAGGGCCGAAGGCACGGCCGCCCCCTCCTCCGCAGGGCTCCGGGGACAGGCCGCGGGCCAGAGGGCCGAAGGCACGGCCGCTCCCTCCACGGCGATGGGGGGGCAAGGTGCGGGAAGGGCGCCTGGACCAGTAACGGCTCAAGGTAAGGATGAATTTGATTCGGCGGTCAATGCGTTTAGGGATATCTTGGCTCAGATGGGGGGGGACGTTCCCGAATCCCGACGGTTGGAATAG
- a CDS encoding aldehyde dehydrogenase, translating to MTDRLTGAPLLFIRRESKSRRGFSGPQTEEVRSAIERSRGAQPLWAAESLARRVDRLDALRRVVLLQSETLAHLMTREIGKPLIETLSTDFLATSEGLSVLARRGPDWLAPRREPRTWMDVLRGVKRFDLFREPLGVVGVLNSGPFSLAHDVLQLAAALLAGNTVIWKPSPGAPISASATEDLFRKAGFPPGVFEMIHGDGAAGETLCRAGVEKLFFTGSAAEGRVLMLAAAEAGTPVVLQSSGKDAALVFNGADLARAVRGLVWAAFSKAGQNRAAARRIIVEDGVFDLFSALFVEAVASLRIGAPEFPDTEIGPLPDEERVCLLEDLVGEAKKEGARVLLGGRRRSPGDLCFEPTVLADVSSAARIAREEYSGPVVLLSRAADEEEMVRLANDTPGGLAASVWLSDLSRARAVARKIQVGTVWINDGGYGADDVRAPFGGTKASGFGRVHGPEGLAELTRTLWVESSSARGGRPHYFPYGEKKWIRLRKWLKWRHP from the coding sequence GTGACCGACCGTTTGACGGGCGCGCCCCTTCTTTTTATTCGGCGGGAATCCAAAAGCCGCCGGGGCTTTTCGGGACCCCAAACGGAGGAAGTGCGTTCGGCGATCGAACGATCGCGGGGCGCCCAACCCCTCTGGGCGGCGGAAAGTTTAGCCCGCCGGGTGGATCGGTTGGACGCTCTCCGGCGCGTCGTTCTCCTTCAATCCGAGACTCTGGCCCATTTGATGACGCGGGAAATCGGGAAACCGTTGATCGAGACCCTCTCGACCGATTTCCTGGCCACCTCCGAGGGGTTGTCCGTCCTCGCGCGGCGGGGGCCGGACTGGCTGGCGCCTCGCCGGGAACCACGAACCTGGATGGATGTCCTGCGCGGGGTCAAACGTTTCGATCTCTTCCGGGAACCCCTGGGGGTGGTCGGGGTCCTCAACTCCGGCCCTTTTTCCCTCGCCCACGACGTTCTCCAATTGGCGGCCGCTCTCCTGGCAGGCAACACGGTGATTTGGAAACCTTCTCCAGGCGCCCCCATTTCCGCTTCGGCCACCGAAGACCTTTTCCGCAAAGCCGGTTTCCCGCCGGGGGTGTTTGAAATGATCCATGGGGACGGCGCGGCCGGAGAGACCCTCTGTCGGGCCGGCGTGGAAAAATTATTTTTCACGGGGTCCGCGGCGGAAGGCCGGGTTTTGATGCTCGCGGCCGCTGAAGCGGGAACCCCCGTGGTTCTTCAGTCTTCCGGGAAGGATGCGGCTTTGGTATTCAACGGGGCGGATCTGGCGCGGGCGGTGCGAGGTCTTGTTTGGGCCGCGTTTTCCAAGGCAGGCCAAAATCGGGCGGCGGCCCGGCGGATCATTGTGGAGGACGGCGTCTTCGATCTCTTTTCGGCCCTCTTCGTGGAAGCCGTCGCCTCGCTTCGGATCGGCGCCCCGGAGTTTCCCGACACGGAAATCGGCCCTCTCCCGGACGAAGAACGGGTGTGCCTCCTCGAGGATCTGGTGGGGGAAGCCAAAAAGGAGGGGGCGCGGGTTCTGTTGGGGGGACGCCGGCGGTCTCCAGGAGACCTTTGTTTTGAGCCGACGGTGTTGGCCGATGTTTCGTCGGCCGCGCGCATCGCGCGGGAAGAATACTCCGGCCCCGTGGTCCTTCTCTCCCGGGCGGCCGACGAAGAGGAGATGGTTCGGCTGGCCAACGACACCCCCGGCGGTCTTGCCGCCAGCGTTTGGTTGTCCGACCTTTCCCGCGCACGGGCCGTGGCTCGTAAAATCCAGGTCGGAACGGTGTGGATTAACGACGGGGGCTATGGCGCGGACGATGTCCGCGCTCCTTTTGGTGGAACGAAGGCTTCCGGTTTCGGGCGCGTGCATGGCCCGGAAGGCCTGGCGGAGCTCACGCGGACTCTGTGGGTGGAATCGTCGTCGGCGCGGGGGGGGCGGCCCCATTATTTTCCTTACGGGGAAAAGAAGTGGATCCGGTTGCGGAAATGGTTGAAATGGAGACATCCGTGA
- a CDS encoding phosphoadenosine phosphosulfate reductase family protein: MTVFSPAWIKEMECLSDPRALLANLHARFGGRLAIGTSGQLTGAVLIDLCFAAGFTPRVFTNDTLRLFPETMAFFQQLEKRYGFSLERYTPETKVLDEMVSAYGEYLFLIPRNDRNSVAGFGKFSPTSAR, translated from the coding sequence ATGACCGTGTTCTCCCCGGCGTGGATCAAAGAAATGGAATGCCTTTCCGACCCGCGCGCTCTTCTGGCGAACCTCCACGCGCGGTTCGGCGGCCGTCTGGCCATTGGAACCAGCGGCCAATTGACGGGGGCGGTCCTTATCGATCTCTGCTTCGCCGCCGGGTTCACGCCCCGGGTTTTCACGAACGACACCCTCCGTCTCTTCCCGGAAACCATGGCCTTTTTCCAACAGCTGGAAAAAAGATACGGGTTTTCCCTGGAACGGTACACGCCCGAAACCAAGGTCTTGGACGAGATGGTGTCGGCCTATGGGGAATATCTTTTTTTGATTCCAAGGAACGACAGGAACTCTGTTGCCGGGTTCGGAAAGTTCTCCCCAACGAGCGCGCGCTAA